One stretch of Halobaculum marinum DNA includes these proteins:
- a CDS encoding DNA-directed RNA polymerase subunit K: protein MSGNLQYNRYEKARILGARALQLAYGAPVLVDSDQSEPILIAAEEYDAGVLPFTVRREGK, encoded by the coding sequence ATGAGCGGGAACCTACAGTACAACCGGTATGAGAAGGCCCGCATCCTGGGCGCGCGAGCACTGCAGTTGGCGTACGGTGCGCCGGTGCTCGTCGACAGCGACCAGTCCGAGCCGATCCTCATCGCGGCCGAGGAGTACGACGCCGGCGTGTTGCCGTTCACCGTCCGGCGGGAGGGCAAGTAG